A stretch of the Trichoplusia ni isolate ovarian cell line Hi5 chromosome 23 unlocalized genomic scaffold, tn1 tig00002292_group22, whole genome shotgun sequence genome encodes the following:
- the LOC113506708 gene encoding uncharacterized protein LOC113506708 isoform X3 yields MNRYLRASSTIEYDPMCDKEKPQRISFEDVSAAAFRIQSEIVKTPCVKSHMSTTFGMEIYLKNDFLQHTGSFKERGARNALLLLNKETKARGVISASLGNHSQALSFHANNLNIPATVVMPNVAPIMKIQKCRSYGANVIIHGHDMKEAKYHAMSLAKERGLTYINGYDHPHIMSGQGTVGLEIVEQVPDVDAVLVPVGGGGLLAGVATAIKHLKPHVLIYGVETEKCPSMQHAMKQDEPVSVEIRSTLADGLAVPTVGYNAFVTVKPIVDRMITVNEDWIARAILRLIEQEKYVVEGGGAVGVAAIMAGLVPELAGKKVVCILSGGNIDTTILGRCLERGLAAEQRLVKFKVTVSDRPGGIAELCKLISSTGVSIKDIIQERAWVHGDIFSVRVKVVCETRGPEHLEELRAVIATTYREWDFAGEYDAYPRRNSTDSLDDVSH; encoded by the exons ACGATCGAGTATGATCCTATGTGTGATAAAGAAAAACCACAGAGAATTTCATTTGAAGATGTTTCGGCAGCTGCTTTTAGGATTCAAAGTGAGATAGTGAAAACGCCTTGCGTG AAATCTCACATGTCTACGACTTTTGGAATGGAAATTTATCTCAAGAATGATTTCCTGCAACATACTGGCAG TTTCAAAGAGCGTGGTGCACGAAATGCTCTTCTGCTTTTAAATAAGGAGACCAAAGCTCGCGGTGTGATTTCTGCTTCTCTGGGGAATCACTCGCAGGCGCTGAGTTTCCATGCCAACAACCTCAACATCCCTGCAACCGTGGTGATGCCCAACGTAGCTCCGATTATGAAAATCCAAAAGTGTCGCTCTTATGGAGCCAATGTCATCATACACGGCCATGACATGAAGGAGGCTAAGTACCACGCCATGAGCCTGGCTAAGGAGCGCGGTCTCACCTACATAAATGG TTACGACCACCCTCACATAATGTCGGGGCAGGGGACCGTGGGGTTGGAGATCGTGGAGCAGGTGCCCGACGTGGACGCCGTGCTGGTGCCGGTGGGGGGCGGAGGCCTGCTCGCCGGGGTCGCCACCGCCATCAAGCATCTCAAGCCGCATGTGCTCATCTAT GGTGTGGAGACAGAGAAGTGCCCGAGCATGCAGCACGCCATGAAGCAAGACGAGCCGGTGAGCGTGGAGATCAGGTCGACGCTCGCTGATGGTCTGGCCGTGCCCACTGTGGGATACAATGCCTTCGTCACCGTCAAGCCCATCGTCGACAGAATG aTAACTGTGAACGAAGACTGGATCGCTCGTGCTATCCTGCGGCTGATTGAGCAAGAGAAGTACGTTGTGGAGGGGGGTGGTGCCGTTGGCGTGGCGGCCATCATGGCTGGCCTGGTGCCAGAGCTCGCCGGGAAGAA AGTTGTGTGCATTCTATCGGGTGGTAACATAGACACCACGATACTGGGCCGGTGTCTGGAGCGCGGACTGGCGGCGGAGCAGCGGCTGGTGAAGTTCAAAGTGACGGTGAGCGACCGGCCCGGCGGCATCGCTGAACTGTGCAAGCTCATATCTTCTACCGGCGTCTCCATCAAGGATATCATACAGGAACGCGCTTGGGTCCACGGTGATATATTCAGTGTTCGG GTCAAGGTAGTGTGCGAGACCCGCGGGCCGGAGCACCTGGAGGAGCTGCGTGCGGTGATCGCCACCACGTACCGCGAGTGGGACTTCGCCGGCGAGTACGACGCCTACCCGCGCCGCAACAGTACCGACTCACTTGACGACGTGTCTCACTAa
- the LOC113506708 gene encoding uncharacterized protein LOC113506708 isoform X2, with amino-acid sequence MERYKLGPATIEYDPMCDKEKPQRISFEDVSAAAFRIQSEIVKTPCVKSHMSTTFGMEIYLKNDFLQHTGSFKERGARNALLLLNKETKARGVISASLGNHSQALSFHANNLNIPATVVMPNVAPIMKIQKCRSYGANVIIHGHDMKEAKYHAMSLAKERGLTYINGSFVPSYDHPHIMSGQGTVGLEIVEQVPDVDAVLVPVGGGGLLAGVATAIKHLKPHVLIYGVETEKCPSMQHAMKQDEPVSVEIRSTLADGLAVPTVGYNAFVTVKPIVDRMITVNEDWIARAILRLIEQEKYVVEGGGAVGVAAIMAGLVPELAGKKVVCILSGGNIDTTILGRCLERGLAAEQRLVKFKVTVSDRPGGIAELCKLISSTGVSIKDIIQERAWVHGDIFSVRVKVVCETRGPEHLEELRAVIATTYREWDFAGEYDAYPRRNSTDSLDDVSH; translated from the exons ATGGAACGTTACAAGCTCGGACCCGCA ACGATCGAGTATGATCCTATGTGTGATAAAGAAAAACCACAGAGAATTTCATTTGAAGATGTTTCGGCAGCTGCTTTTAGGATTCAAAGTGAGATAGTGAAAACGCCTTGCGTG AAATCTCACATGTCTACGACTTTTGGAATGGAAATTTATCTCAAGAATGATTTCCTGCAACATACTGGCAG TTTCAAAGAGCGTGGTGCACGAAATGCTCTTCTGCTTTTAAATAAGGAGACCAAAGCTCGCGGTGTGATTTCTGCTTCTCTGGGGAATCACTCGCAGGCGCTGAGTTTCCATGCCAACAACCTCAACATCCCTGCAACCGTGGTGATGCCCAACGTAGCTCCGATTATGAAAATCCAAAAGTGTCGCTCTTATGGAGCCAATGTCATCATACACGGCCATGACATGAAGGAGGCTAAGTACCACGCCATGAGCCTGGCTAAGGAGCGCGGTCTCACCTACATAAATGG TTCGTTTGTCCCCAGTTACGACCACCCTCACATAATGTCGGGGCAGGGGACCGTGGGGTTGGAGATCGTGGAGCAGGTGCCCGACGTGGACGCCGTGCTGGTGCCGGTGGGGGGCGGAGGCCTGCTCGCCGGGGTCGCCACCGCCATCAAGCATCTCAAGCCGCATGTGCTCATCTAT GGTGTGGAGACAGAGAAGTGCCCGAGCATGCAGCACGCCATGAAGCAAGACGAGCCGGTGAGCGTGGAGATCAGGTCGACGCTCGCTGATGGTCTGGCCGTGCCCACTGTGGGATACAATGCCTTCGTCACCGTCAAGCCCATCGTCGACAGAATG aTAACTGTGAACGAAGACTGGATCGCTCGTGCTATCCTGCGGCTGATTGAGCAAGAGAAGTACGTTGTGGAGGGGGGTGGTGCCGTTGGCGTGGCGGCCATCATGGCTGGCCTGGTGCCAGAGCTCGCCGGGAAGAA AGTTGTGTGCATTCTATCGGGTGGTAACATAGACACCACGATACTGGGCCGGTGTCTGGAGCGCGGACTGGCGGCGGAGCAGCGGCTGGTGAAGTTCAAAGTGACGGTGAGCGACCGGCCCGGCGGCATCGCTGAACTGTGCAAGCTCATATCTTCTACCGGCGTCTCCATCAAGGATATCATACAGGAACGCGCTTGGGTCCACGGTGATATATTCAGTGTTCGG GTCAAGGTAGTGTGCGAGACCCGCGGGCCGGAGCACCTGGAGGAGCTGCGTGCGGTGATCGCCACCACGTACCGCGAGTGGGACTTCGCCGGCGAGTACGACGCCTACCCGCGCCGCAACAGTACCGACTCACTTGACGACGTGTCTCACTAa
- the LOC113506708 gene encoding uncharacterized protein LOC113506708 isoform X4, whose amino-acid sequence MERYKLGPATIEYDPMCDKEKPQRISFEDVSAAAFRIQSEIVKTPCVKSHMSTTFGMEIYLKNDFLQHTGSFKERGARNALLLLNKETKARGVISASLGNHSQALSFHANNLNIPATVVMPNVAPIMKIQKCRSYGANVIIHGHDMKEAKYHAMSLAKERGLTYINGYDHPHIMSGQGTVGLEIVEQVPDVDAVLVPVGGGGLLAGVATAIKHLKPHVLIYGVETEKCPSMQHAMKQDEPVSVEIRSTLADGLAVPTVGYNAFVTVKPIVDRMITVNEDWIARAILRLIEQEKYVVEGGGAVGVAAIMAGLVPELAGKKVVCILSGGNIDTTILGRCLERGLAAEQRLVKFKVTVSDRPGGIAELCKLISSTGVSIKDIIQERAWVHGDIFSVRVKVVCETRGPEHLEELRAVIATTYREWDFAGEYDAYPRRNSTDSLDDVSH is encoded by the exons ATGGAACGTTACAAGCTCGGACCCGCA ACGATCGAGTATGATCCTATGTGTGATAAAGAAAAACCACAGAGAATTTCATTTGAAGATGTTTCGGCAGCTGCTTTTAGGATTCAAAGTGAGATAGTGAAAACGCCTTGCGTG AAATCTCACATGTCTACGACTTTTGGAATGGAAATTTATCTCAAGAATGATTTCCTGCAACATACTGGCAG TTTCAAAGAGCGTGGTGCACGAAATGCTCTTCTGCTTTTAAATAAGGAGACCAAAGCTCGCGGTGTGATTTCTGCTTCTCTGGGGAATCACTCGCAGGCGCTGAGTTTCCATGCCAACAACCTCAACATCCCTGCAACCGTGGTGATGCCCAACGTAGCTCCGATTATGAAAATCCAAAAGTGTCGCTCTTATGGAGCCAATGTCATCATACACGGCCATGACATGAAGGAGGCTAAGTACCACGCCATGAGCCTGGCTAAGGAGCGCGGTCTCACCTACATAAATGG TTACGACCACCCTCACATAATGTCGGGGCAGGGGACCGTGGGGTTGGAGATCGTGGAGCAGGTGCCCGACGTGGACGCCGTGCTGGTGCCGGTGGGGGGCGGAGGCCTGCTCGCCGGGGTCGCCACCGCCATCAAGCATCTCAAGCCGCATGTGCTCATCTAT GGTGTGGAGACAGAGAAGTGCCCGAGCATGCAGCACGCCATGAAGCAAGACGAGCCGGTGAGCGTGGAGATCAGGTCGACGCTCGCTGATGGTCTGGCCGTGCCCACTGTGGGATACAATGCCTTCGTCACCGTCAAGCCCATCGTCGACAGAATG aTAACTGTGAACGAAGACTGGATCGCTCGTGCTATCCTGCGGCTGATTGAGCAAGAGAAGTACGTTGTGGAGGGGGGTGGTGCCGTTGGCGTGGCGGCCATCATGGCTGGCCTGGTGCCAGAGCTCGCCGGGAAGAA AGTTGTGTGCATTCTATCGGGTGGTAACATAGACACCACGATACTGGGCCGGTGTCTGGAGCGCGGACTGGCGGCGGAGCAGCGGCTGGTGAAGTTCAAAGTGACGGTGAGCGACCGGCCCGGCGGCATCGCTGAACTGTGCAAGCTCATATCTTCTACCGGCGTCTCCATCAAGGATATCATACAGGAACGCGCTTGGGTCCACGGTGATATATTCAGTGTTCGG GTCAAGGTAGTGTGCGAGACCCGCGGGCCGGAGCACCTGGAGGAGCTGCGTGCGGTGATCGCCACCACGTACCGCGAGTGGGACTTCGCCGGCGAGTACGACGCCTACCCGCGCCGCAACAGTACCGACTCACTTGACGACGTGTCTCACTAa
- the LOC113506708 gene encoding uncharacterized protein LOC113506708 isoform X1: MNRYLRASSTIEYDPMCDKEKPQRISFEDVSAAAFRIQSEIVKTPCVKSHMSTTFGMEIYLKNDFLQHTGSFKERGARNALLLLNKETKARGVISASLGNHSQALSFHANNLNIPATVVMPNVAPIMKIQKCRSYGANVIIHGHDMKEAKYHAMSLAKERGLTYINGSFVPSYDHPHIMSGQGTVGLEIVEQVPDVDAVLVPVGGGGLLAGVATAIKHLKPHVLIYGVETEKCPSMQHAMKQDEPVSVEIRSTLADGLAVPTVGYNAFVTVKPIVDRMITVNEDWIARAILRLIEQEKYVVEGGGAVGVAAIMAGLVPELAGKKVVCILSGGNIDTTILGRCLERGLAAEQRLVKFKVTVSDRPGGIAELCKLISSTGVSIKDIIQERAWVHGDIFSVRVKVVCETRGPEHLEELRAVIATTYREWDFAGEYDAYPRRNSTDSLDDVSH, translated from the exons ACGATCGAGTATGATCCTATGTGTGATAAAGAAAAACCACAGAGAATTTCATTTGAAGATGTTTCGGCAGCTGCTTTTAGGATTCAAAGTGAGATAGTGAAAACGCCTTGCGTG AAATCTCACATGTCTACGACTTTTGGAATGGAAATTTATCTCAAGAATGATTTCCTGCAACATACTGGCAG TTTCAAAGAGCGTGGTGCACGAAATGCTCTTCTGCTTTTAAATAAGGAGACCAAAGCTCGCGGTGTGATTTCTGCTTCTCTGGGGAATCACTCGCAGGCGCTGAGTTTCCATGCCAACAACCTCAACATCCCTGCAACCGTGGTGATGCCCAACGTAGCTCCGATTATGAAAATCCAAAAGTGTCGCTCTTATGGAGCCAATGTCATCATACACGGCCATGACATGAAGGAGGCTAAGTACCACGCCATGAGCCTGGCTAAGGAGCGCGGTCTCACCTACATAAATGG TTCGTTTGTCCCCAGTTACGACCACCCTCACATAATGTCGGGGCAGGGGACCGTGGGGTTGGAGATCGTGGAGCAGGTGCCCGACGTGGACGCCGTGCTGGTGCCGGTGGGGGGCGGAGGCCTGCTCGCCGGGGTCGCCACCGCCATCAAGCATCTCAAGCCGCATGTGCTCATCTAT GGTGTGGAGACAGAGAAGTGCCCGAGCATGCAGCACGCCATGAAGCAAGACGAGCCGGTGAGCGTGGAGATCAGGTCGACGCTCGCTGATGGTCTGGCCGTGCCCACTGTGGGATACAATGCCTTCGTCACCGTCAAGCCCATCGTCGACAGAATG aTAACTGTGAACGAAGACTGGATCGCTCGTGCTATCCTGCGGCTGATTGAGCAAGAGAAGTACGTTGTGGAGGGGGGTGGTGCCGTTGGCGTGGCGGCCATCATGGCTGGCCTGGTGCCAGAGCTCGCCGGGAAGAA AGTTGTGTGCATTCTATCGGGTGGTAACATAGACACCACGATACTGGGCCGGTGTCTGGAGCGCGGACTGGCGGCGGAGCAGCGGCTGGTGAAGTTCAAAGTGACGGTGAGCGACCGGCCCGGCGGCATCGCTGAACTGTGCAAGCTCATATCTTCTACCGGCGTCTCCATCAAGGATATCATACAGGAACGCGCTTGGGTCCACGGTGATATATTCAGTGTTCGG GTCAAGGTAGTGTGCGAGACCCGCGGGCCGGAGCACCTGGAGGAGCTGCGTGCGGTGATCGCCACCACGTACCGCGAGTGGGACTTCGCCGGCGAGTACGACGCCTACCCGCGCCGCAACAGTACCGACTCACTTGACGACGTGTCTCACTAa